The genomic segment atgatggggcacaggaggaagacagAGAAGCAGGTGGACGTTTCGCTTACTGTCACAACGCATCATTTCGGGAAGCCCGTGAACATGTATGGCAAATGAGGCGTGACTCTCAtctcattcaaaaaaaaaaataataaaaattaggTATGACTTGAGAGCAAACACTGCACACGGACACGAAAAATGGGAGTGTGAGCAAGAGTGGGGATAATTTGCAGAATATGTTGGATGCACCCAACCCAAATGCTGACTCCCTCATGCATATTTAATTCTGCTGAAGGCGTACAGTTTGAGTATGCAAAGTCATAAAAAAGATTTCTAAAGACAGGAATGTTACAGACTGGGGTTCTCGGGGGGGCCCCATGAGAGACGGCCAGAGAAATTGATACTAGAGGTCCCGTAAGGATCCACATTAGGACCCTTACTTCTTTCACAAAGGCTACATATTTGCCCACAAGTGGTACCGTCTAGTTCCGTAATGAGCAACCTAACAAAAACGCTTTCTCTACTACACCTGAGCAGCTTTAAGTTGCAATAACACaattcaccactagatggcttAGCAGCACTTCCACCTATTCATCTCTATCTCTAAAGGAAATTCTTTCTAGATGGATAGGAACTATCCAGCATTTTAGTTATGGTTTTAGTGTGAATAAGAAGCTATTTAAATTTAAGGTGACAAtcaagacaaacatttgacaaacatcttaaaacaataaaattgaatgtaaagaaataaacagtAAATAAATGGGAAATCAACTCCTTTGTAACTGATTTATCAACTCCCAGACAGGAGTTTAAGTGGATTCCAGGCTATGGATGAAACTCTAaaacattcatccattcatcttctCTACCACTTATTGAGGTTTCGGGTGAGTGGTCACAAAGGAGCTCTGAGGGCAACTAAAACAACAATGTGGGCCTGCGACATAAAgaagtttgacacctctgatATCAAGTCTGCAATGAATCCGACGTACGTTCATGCCAtgtgggagggaaaaaaaacaggagaaGAAGAACCTGCCAACTCCACACAGGTATACCTGAGAGGCAAACCCCGAAGCACTTGCgcagaatgaaaacaaaatctctTTACCTCTTTCATTTCCTCCTGAACATCCCTCAGTGCAGTCAGAACATGCTCCAGGTTATCCACCACCCGCTTGAGCTGGTTCCGAACCATTTTTCTATTGCAGTCCATCCCCCTCCTGGGTGGTTCCTCCTCACTCTTTGGTTTGTGCCGGACCCACCTGGTCTGGCTGGTGGCCAATCCCGGAATGCGTTTGCCGCGTTTACCTGGACCTCTCAGAGTGGTGGTAAAGCCCAAACCTTTGTAAGGAGCATCATTGGAAAAGATGACTCCATTGGAGCCTTCCACAGGTGTTTCTCGAAGCATACTGAGGTCTCTTTGGCTCTGACAGTTCCTCCTGATGTAGCTGAAACTAGATCTGAAACCACGCTGTCCATCTTTTGATGATCCCTGAGGGTTTGAACTGAGCCAGACGGATGACTGCAGGTCTCTCTGATGAATAACGTGGCTGGTGTAGTCCCAAACGTCCTCCCGACTCTCTTCCAAGCAGACGCCAACCTTAGAGTCTGAACCTTCGATTAGAAGAGCTGGAGTAGGAACCGGGGGGGTTCCCTCGCGAGGCCCGTATTTAGCGACCGGGGAGCCGGACATGGGAGTGTCGCCGAGGCTCGGTTGGCTAATGGGATCTAGTTCCACGTCTGAGGACTGTTTGGACTTTGCAGGACTGCCGTCCTTCTGTTTGCCCAAGATATGGTGGCCCCTCAACACCACCGGCAGCATCCTGGCCATTCCCACGCCATTGCAACGCAGCTCGCTCTTCTTCGCCTTGTTCTTGCCCGGGATGGAGAAGATTCCGATCCCTTTGGTTCTCTCCAGAGGGGTCAGGTTGTCATGGAGCTCAGGGTTGGATTTGTAGGGCCCGTTGAGCCCCAGGTCAGGACTTTGCTGGGACTTGAGACTGTTGCGCAGCCACGGGATGAAGTGAGGAGCATGAGGCTTGAAGGCTCTATGCTCCTTGGCCGCCGGAGCCCTGCTGTCAGAGAACATGCTGATGGATGATGTCCACGAGAAACACAGGGAAGACGGACTCCTGAGACGGCGAGAGCTTCCTTCTTTTTTGCCATAAATCTCCTCCCACTTTTGCCATCAACTTCGGCAGTATCTCCTCAATCTGTCACCGCTTC from the Syngnathus acus chromosome 4, fSynAcu1.2, whole genome shotgun sequence genome contains:
- the LOC119122320 gene encoding uncharacterized protein LOC119122320, producing the protein MFSDSRAPAAKEHRAFKPHAPHFIPWLRNSLKSQQSPDLGLNGPYKSNPELHDNLTPLERTKGIGIFSIPGKNKAKKSELRCNGVGMARMLPVVLRGHHILGKQKDGSPAKSKQSSDVELDPISQPSLGDTPMSGSPVAKYGPREGTPPVPTPALLIEGSDSKVGVCLEESREDVWDYTSHVIHQRDLQSSVWLSSNPQGSSKDGQRGFRSSFSYIRRNCQSQRDLSMLRETPVEGSNGVIFSNDAPYKGLGFTTTLRGPGKRGKRIPGLATSQTRWVRHKPKSEEEPPRRGMDCNRKMVRNQLKRVVDNLEHVLTALRDVQEEMKEVVHQIDYLTSCIDLDEDEQHQAAEGESCSSSGSNEVTVIRAHPRPSVSRDHRGTTYTLKRDHPSGRRSPPVELPCQLSTELTRALRFGNSPRRGGLLTVNNSDSSVQPQPTLSPQRSLSVRPPTPGLSPLTVNLPKSPPSSPGGSSSVMISPISPVSPKYLPTAVLGPSVIIEPPRNDHPATVRFCLSATSRHPSASCPPADSETPTHADRERRASSAGPPLAGAAKPPPSGQGRRGRKPPPYPHNRLSDPAKMTQDPRKAPPYPEKRRLLSTTV